The genomic segment GCGGGCGCGTGACGGTGGGCGGGCAGGTCCGGGTGGCGTTGATCAGGGGTCCATGTGGGCCTCCTGACCGGGCGGGGCGGTGGAGCCGCGCACGACGAGCGTGGCGGGGAAGCGGACGTGGGAGTCGGTGGGTTCGTTGCGGGTGAGGTGAATCAGGAGGCGCGCGGCCGCCTGGCCCATCTCCTCGAGAGGCTGGCGCACAGTGGTCAGGGGCGGGTCGGTGACGGCCGCGGCGTGAATGTCGTCGAAGCCGACGATGCTCAGGTCCTGCGGGACGCGCCGGCCCAGGGCGGCGGCGGCGCGCAGCGCGCCGATGGCGCTGAGGTCGTTGGCGGCGAAGATGGCCGTGGGCGGCTCGGGGAGGGTCAGCAGGGTGCGCGTGACGCGCTCGGCGACGTCCTCGGCGTACTCGCCTTTCTGCACGTAGGCGTCAGGCACCGGCAGGCCGGCGTCGAGCAGCGCGGCGTGGTAGCCGGCCTGCCGGTCGGTGGCGTCGCGCAGCGGCGTGTCGTCGTTCTGCCCGGCGAGGTGCGCCACGCGGGTGTGGCCCAGGTCGATCAGGTGCTTCGTGGCGAGGTACCCGCCGGTGTAGTTGTCCACCTGCACGGTGTGCTGTCCGTGTCCGCCAAGCGTGACGACCGGGACGGAGTCGCCGAAGATGCTGTGCTCCTCGGCGGAGGGGATAACCAGCAGGACGCCGTCGGCGAGGGTGCGCAGCAGCGTGGCGCGTTCACGCTCGAGGGTGGGGTTGCTGGCGGTGGTGAAGATCGCGAGGTTCAGCCCGGCGGCCTCGGCGGTGGTGCTCGCGCCGTGCAGCAGTTCGGCAACCCAGGGCCAGTTCAGTTGCGGTGTGAGCACGCCGATCAGGTTGTTGCGTGGCCGTTTGCTGCTCAGGGCCCGGGCGGCGGGGTTCACGACGTAGCCGGTGCGGTCGATGGCGTGCCGGACCCGCTGGCGGGTGTCTTCGGACATGCCGGGCTTGTTGTTGATCACGTTCGAAACGGTCATTTTGGACACGCCGGCCTCTCGGGCGACGTCAGCCAGCGTGACCGTGGCAGGCAGGTCAGTCATGTGTCCTCTTCGGTGAGCACGGTTTATCGGTAAAGGTATTTACCGGTAAAGTAACGGGAAATGACCCCGCTGTCAACCGGCCCTGCGACCCGAACCGCCCCCGCCCACCCGCAGCAGGCCCCGCGTGGCCGGGCGGCCCCTCCGCCACTGCGGCCCACCCGGACGCGCCCTCCCCGGCAGGTTCTGTTCGGGTGCTTGAGCGGCGAGGCCTGACACGTCAAAAAGCAGCCCGGATTCCCAGCCGATCCCCTCACCGCCCCCGCACGGTCACGAGTCGCCGCTGCCGGTCGCTGGGCACGGCCTCACCCGGACAGGCCCGGCGCGATGCGGCCGCCGCAGCCGTGAAGGTGCAGCGGCGCGGCGAGCGTGCCCTGGCTCCTCTTTTCACCGGCGAGGCGCTGCCCCCGGACCAGGGCGGCTGGACGCTGCGTGCGCGGGCGCCGTGATCCGGGCCAACGTGCCGCGCGGCCAGCGCTCGAGGCACGTGGCGGTCACGGCCGGTGCCGTGAACCGCCACTTGGCCTCCCGGGGCTCAGGGCCGGGCCGGCGCCACCTGCGGGGTCAGGCTGGGCCCCTTGAGTCTGGGAATGCCGTTCACCCAGTTCAGGGGGTCGATGCGCATGGACCGTTGACCGCCGCTCTGATAGCCGGTCTGTCCGGCCGTCCAGGCGTGGTAGTAGAGCCACGTGTTGCCCTTGCCGTCGTTGATGACGCCCTGTCCGCCAGGGCCGGCGACCTTGCCGCGCGTGGCGAGCCAGGGCTCGTCGCGCGTCATCTTCTTGAACGGCCCGGTGGGGCTGAAGCCCAGGGCGTACCCGACGGCGTAGGTGTCGCTGTTGTAGTCCGCGGCGCTGTAGAACAGGTAGTACTTGCCGGCCCGGCTGTACACGTGAGGGGCCTCGATCAGGTTGCCTTCCCACAGCGCGCCGTTGTACAGCACGTCCTTGGGTTTGCCGGTCAGCTTCAGGCCGTCGGCCGTCAGCGGCTGCACCCACAGGCCGGTGGCGCCGCCACAGCAGTTCCCGTCGTTCTTCCAGTACAGGTAGCGTTTGCCGTCCTTATCGGTAAAGGGGCTCGCGTCGATGCTGCCGCCCAGGTCAAGCTGGCACACCAGGGGCGTGGCCTGCTCGTCGCGGAACGGACCGGCGGGACTTGTGCTGAACGCCACCCCGATGCACTGCCGGCCGCTGTCGGTGTGCCGGGCAGTGTAGTACAGGACGTACCCGGCGCTGGTCCGCGCGACCTCGGGCGCCCAGGTGAAGCCGCCCGTGGCCCAGCTGCCGAGCCGGCCGAAGCCTTCGCCGAGGCGCTGCCAGGTCACGAGGTCAGTGCTTTTCAGCACGGGCAGGTCCACTCCGCCGCTGTTGGTGCCGTACGCGTAGTAGGTCTTGTCGACGCGCAGGATGAACGGGTCGGGAAAGTCGTCGGAAATCACGGGATTGGTGTACGTGGCCGGGCGGGCGGCGGTGGCCGCGCCCTGCGCCGCAGCCGGCGGCAGGGTGGGGCCGGCGCCCAGGGTCAGGGCCAGCAGGGCCAGCAGGTGTCGTGGTGCAGTCATGGGCTCCTTATTCCTTCAGGCCGGTGGTGGAGAGGCCGGAAATCAGGTACCGCTGCGCGAGCAGGTACGCGATCAGGACAGGCACGCTGGCGATCGCGGTGGACGCCATCAGCTTGCCGTAGTCGGTGACATACCGCTGGGAAAAGGTGTTCACCCCGACCGGCAGGGTGAGTTTGTCCACGTCCGTCACGACGAAGGTGGGCCAGATGAAGTTGTTCCACGAACTCATGAACGCGAACACGGCGAGTGTGACGAGCGCAGGCACGCTCAGCGGCAGGATCACGTGCCACAGCACCTGCAGGCTGTTGGCGCCGTCGAGCCGCGCGGCTTCCTCGAGTTCCTTGGGCAGCGCCATGAAGAACTGCCGCAGCAGGAACACCCCGAAGGCGCCCGCGACCCCCGGCCAGATCAGCGCGTTGAAGGAGTTGATCCAGTCGAAGCGGATCATCATCAGGTACGTGGGGATCAGCGTGATCACGCCCGGAATCATCATCGACCCGAGGATGAACCAGAAGATCGCGTCGCGGCCCGGGAAGCGCATGCGGGCCAGCGGGTAGGCCGTCAGGGCGCACAGCACCACGTGCAGGACGGTGTATGCGGCCGCCACGAAGAACGAGTTCCACATCCAGCGCAGGATGTTGCCGTCCGGCGAGGTGAGCACCTCGCGGTAGTTTTCCAGGGTGGGGCGCGCGGGGAACCACTGCGTGGGTGTGGAGATCACGTCCGTTTCCGGTTTGATGGACGTGGTGATCATCCAGTACATCGGGGCGAGGAAGATGATCGCCAGCAGGCACAGCAGCAGGAAGCGCGGAATGTCGCGCGGCGTGCGCCGGGGCCGGTACGCGGTGGCGGTCACGGGCGCGTTGAGGTCGGCGGGCCGGCTGGGCGCGGCCATGTCAGCTCTCCCCGCGGGCGTCGCGCGCCATGATCCGGAACTGCAGGAAGGTGAAGATCAGCATCGCCAGACCGAACATGAACGCCATGGCCGAGGCGCTGGAGAACTGGTTGTTGCTGAACGCTTCTTCCGTGATGTACTGAATGGCGCTCTGGGTGGTGCGGTTGGGTCCGCCGCTCGTGATGACCAGGGTCTGCCCGAACAGCTGGAAGCTGGCGAGCACGGTGGTGACGAACACGAACAGCGTCACCGGTCCCAGCAGCGGCCAGGTGATGAAGCGGAATTTCGGCCAGGCGGTGGCGCCGTCAATCTCGGCGGCCTCGTACAGACTCTGGGAGATGTTGCCCAGCGCCGCGAGGTACAGGGTCATGTTGAACCCGATGGTCCACCACAGGGTGCCCACGATCACGGGAATCCAGGCCAGTCCTTCGCTGGACAGGTACGGCACGGGCTGCAGGCCCAGCAGGTCGGTGCGCACCGCGTTCACCAGGCCGATCTGGTTGTCGAACATCCAGCGCCACAGGATGCCCATCACCGAGACGGTCAGCACGCCCGGCAGGAAAAACACGGCCCGGAAGAACGCCCGGCCCGCGATCGGCCGGTACAGCAGCAGGGCCAGGCCGAGCGCCGTGGCGACAAGCAGCGGCACGCTGACCACCGTGAAAAAGGCGGTGTTCTTCATGGCATTCCAGAAGAACTGCGACTGCGGCGTGGAGGCGTCAAACAGGTTGCGGTAGTACTCCAGGCCCACGAACGGCCGCGTTTCGGCCAGCAGGTCCCAGCGGTGCAGGCTCACGAAAAAGCCGTACCCGACCGGGTACACCACGAACACCAGAAACAGCAGCATGAACGGCAGCAGGTACAGGTACGGCACGAGGCTCTGCCGGCCCCGCGCGCGCGGGGCCGCGGGGCGCGGCACGCTGAGACTCATGGGCGCACCATGGGGGCGCGGCGGAAAAGGCGGGCAGCCGGCGCCCGTCGCCTGGCGGGGCCGGCCAGGCCGGGCGCGGCCGGTGCAGAAGGTGAAGTCATGGGGGCACCTGTCCTGTGGGTGAGAAACCGCCGGTCGGGCCGTCCACTCCGGACGTGTGACGCTCGTCCTGTGCAACGTGCCTGACCGGCGTGGTGAGAATCCTCAGGCGGCCCGGAGGCGCGCCGGCAGGTTTACTGGAAGGTCTTGCGGGCCTGCTCGATCTGCTTGTTGGCTTCGCTCACGCCGCCGTCGAGCGCCTGCTTGACGCTCATCTTGCCGCTGTAGGCGTTGGCCCAGGCGTTGTCGAACGGCCCCAGCACCTGGCCGCCCCAGGGGAAGCCGCTCGTGGCGTAGATGCCGCTCAGTTTGGCGAACACGCCCGAGATGGGCCGGCCCTCGAATTTCTTGTCCCGGGCCACCGCCGGCATGACCGGCAGGCTGCCCGCTTCGGTCCAGCTGAGGTTCTGGGCGGGCTGCGTCATCCAGTTCACGAATTCCAGCGCGGCGAGGCGCTTGTTGGCGTCGTACCCGGCGCGCTGCTTGGGCAGGGTCAGGTGGCTGCTGCCGCCCCACGCGGCGTCCTGCTTGCTGCCGATGCGCGGCACGAACGCCACGCCGAAGTCCATCTTCTGCTGTTCGAAGCGGTCGAGGTACCACTGCCCGGACGGGAAGAAGCAGACCTTGCCCTGGCTGAAGGCGGCCAGTTCGGCTTCCTCAGTGCTGTTGGGACGGGCCACGCCATGCTTCTGCACGAGGTCCACGAGGAACTGCACGGCCTCCACGGCCTGCGGCGAGTTGAAGTTCGCGTTCAACTGCTTGTCGACGAGCGATCCGCCGTTCTGGAGAATCGCGGCGTAGGCCATGCGGGCGCCCACCCAGTTGTTGTACAGGCTGACGCCCCAGGTGTCGAGGTTTTTCGGATCGAACCCGGCCTGCCCGGCCTTCTTGCCGCTCTTGTCGGTGGTGCACGCCTGCGCCGCCGCGAGGAACTCGGCGCGGGTGGTGGGCACCTTGGTCACGCCGGCCTTCTTCATCAGTTCCTTGTTGTAGAACATCACGTACGCGACCGACGAGATGGGCACGCCGTAAGACTTGCCTTCGTAGTCGGCGGTCTTGAACAGCGGCCCGTAGAAGCGCGCCTTGCTGATGCCGGACGCCTTGAGTTCCGCGTCGGTCAGCGGCGACACGGCGCCGCGCGCGATGAAGTTGGTGATCTGGTCTTCGTTGATCACGACCACGTCCGGCGCCCGGCCGGACGCCACCAGCGACGGCAGCTGCTGCCAGGTCGTGCCCCAGGGCTGCGCCTGGGCCTTGACCTGAATGTTGGGATGGGTCGCGTTGAACTGCGCGATCAGCTTCTCCATGACGGGCCGGTCGGCGCCGGTGAACCCGTGCAGGTAGGTCAGGGCCACTTTCGGGCCCTTGTAGGACTGGGCGGCAGTGGTGCCCACGAGGCCGGCGGCCAGCAGAAGCACGGTCAGTTTGGCTGTCTTCATCTAGGTTCCTCCATGAAGGGATCACGCGGTGTTTCGCAACTTCCGCAAGCCGTCAGACCCCATGAACACAGGGGAACAAACAGGGGCGCCGCGGGGGTCAGGTGGCCGGTCTAGAGGAGTTGCTTGTCAGCCAGCATAACATTCCGCCTGAGTTCCCTTCCCAGCCCATCACAGGTGAGATTTAACACACGCTTCATGTTCAGGCACAGCGCCGCCGGAGCGTAAAAAATGAAATTCCCGAAAGGCCACCTTCAGGAGGAAGCATGTCCCCCACCCCATCCAGCGGCGCCACCTACACCAACCCCGTCTACCCGCACTACTTTGCCGACCCCTTCGTGCTCGAGCATGAAGGGGCGTACTACGCCTACGGCACCAGCGGCCAGCCGCTGCAGCAGGGCCGCGCCTTTGAAGTGCTGCGTTCGCCCGACCTGCTGCACTGGACTTCCCTGGGCGGCGCCCTTGAGCCGCTCGCCGACGAAAGTGCCCAGGACTACTGGGCGCCGGAAGTTGCTTTCGACGGCACGCAGTTTTACATGTACTACTCGGCCGGCACCGGCGACCAGGGCCACCAGCTGCGCGTCGCGCTCGCCCCGCGCCCCGAAGGGCCATTCCGCGACGCCGGCGTGGTCCTCACCCCGGACGACCCCTTCACGATCGACGCCAGTCCCTTCCAGGACGATGACGGTCAGTGGTACCTGTACTACGCGCGCGACTACCTCGAAGGCGACCGCGTGGGCACCGCGCTGGCCGTGGACCGCCTGAGCAGCATGACCCGGCTGGCCGGCGAACCCCGCCCGGTGCTGCGCGCCACCGCCGACTGGCAGATCTTCCGCCGCAACCGCGAAATGTACGGCGCCCTGCACGACTGGTACACCCTGGAAGGCCCTTTCGTCGTCAAGCGCGGCGGGCGCTACTACTGCTTCTACTCCGGCGGCGCGTGGGAAGAACCCAACTACGGCGTGTCCTACGCCGTGGCCGACCATCCGCTGGGCCCCTGGACGGAACCGGCCGCCGACGGACCCACCCTGCTGCAGTCCGTCCCCGGCCACGTGGTCGGCCCCGGCCACAACTCCCTCGTGCGGGGCCCCGACGGACGCGACTACCTCGTTTACCACGCCTGGGACGCCGGGAAAACCGCGCGGCGCATGTGCATCGACGCCGTGGAGTGGACCCCCGACGGCCCGCAGGTGCGCGGCCCCACCTGGACCCCCCAGCCCGCTCCGGCCGTCCCCGGCCGCCCGTGACGGACCCCTCGGCCGCCCACCTTCGTGTTGCGCGCTCCCACCAGGGTGGGGCGGTCCCTTCACAAGGCCAACCATGACCTACA from the Deinococcus taeanensis genome contains:
- a CDS encoding ABC transporter substrate-binding protein; translation: MKTAKLTVLLLAAGLVGTTAAQSYKGPKVALTYLHGFTGADRPVMEKLIAQFNATHPNIQVKAQAQPWGTTWQQLPSLVASGRAPDVVVINEDQITNFIARGAVSPLTDAELKASGISKARFYGPLFKTADYEGKSYGVPISSVAYVMFYNKELMKKAGVTKVPTTRAEFLAAAQACTTDKSGKKAGQAGFDPKNLDTWGVSLYNNWVGARMAYAAILQNGGSLVDKQLNANFNSPQAVEAVQFLVDLVQKHGVARPNSTEEAELAAFSQGKVCFFPSGQWYLDRFEQQKMDFGVAFVPRIGSKQDAAWGGSSHLTLPKQRAGYDANKRLAALEFVNWMTQPAQNLSWTEAGSLPVMPAVARDKKFEGRPISGVFAKLSGIYATSGFPWGGQVLGPFDNAWANAYSGKMSVKQALDGGVSEANKQIEQARKTFQ
- a CDS encoding glycoside hydrolase family 43 protein, yielding MTAPRHLLALLALTLGAGPTLPPAAAQGAATAARPATYTNPVISDDFPDPFILRVDKTYYAYGTNSGGVDLPVLKSTDLVTWQRLGEGFGRLGSWATGGFTWAPEVARTSAGYVLYYTARHTDSGRQCIGVAFSTSPAGPFRDEQATPLVCQLDLGGSIDASPFTDKDGKRYLYWKNDGNCCGGATGLWVQPLTADGLKLTGKPKDVLYNGALWEGNLIEAPHVYSRAGKYYLFYSAADYNSDTYAVGYALGFSPTGPFKKMTRDEPWLATRGKVAGPGGQGVINDGKGNTWLYYHAWTAGQTGYQSGGQRSMRIDPLNWVNGIPRLKGPSLTPQVAPARP
- a CDS encoding LacI family DNA-binding transcriptional regulator: MTDLPATVTLADVAREAGVSKMTVSNVINNKPGMSEDTRQRVRHAIDRTGYVVNPAARALSSKRPRNNLIGVLTPQLNWPWVAELLHGASTTAEAAGLNLAIFTTASNPTLERERATLLRTLADGVLLVIPSAEEHSIFGDSVPVVTLGGHGQHTVQVDNYTGGYLATKHLIDLGHTRVAHLAGQNDDTPLRDATDRQAGYHAALLDAGLPVPDAYVQKGEYAEDVAERVTRTLLTLPEPPTAIFAANDLSAIGALRAAAALGRRVPQDLSIVGFDDIHAAAVTDPPLTTVRQPLEEMGQAAARLLIHLTRNEPTDSHVRFPATLVVRGSTAPPGQEAHMDP
- a CDS encoding carbohydrate ABC transporter permease, which produces MAAPSRPADLNAPVTATAYRPRRTPRDIPRFLLLCLLAIIFLAPMYWMITTSIKPETDVISTPTQWFPARPTLENYREVLTSPDGNILRWMWNSFFVAAAYTVLHVVLCALTAYPLARMRFPGRDAIFWFILGSMMIPGVITLIPTYLMMIRFDWINSFNALIWPGVAGAFGVFLLRQFFMALPKELEEAARLDGANSLQVLWHVILPLSVPALVTLAVFAFMSSWNNFIWPTFVVTDVDKLTLPVGVNTFSQRYVTDYGKLMASTAIASVPVLIAYLLAQRYLISGLSTTGLKE
- a CDS encoding glycoside hydrolase family 43 protein, which gives rise to MSPTPSSGATYTNPVYPHYFADPFVLEHEGAYYAYGTSGQPLQQGRAFEVLRSPDLLHWTSLGGALEPLADESAQDYWAPEVAFDGTQFYMYYSAGTGDQGHQLRVALAPRPEGPFRDAGVVLTPDDPFTIDASPFQDDDGQWYLYYARDYLEGDRVGTALAVDRLSSMTRLAGEPRPVLRATADWQIFRRNREMYGALHDWYTLEGPFVVKRGGRYYCFYSGGAWEEPNYGVSYAVADHPLGPWTEPAADGPTLLQSVPGHVVGPGHNSLVRGPDGRDYLVYHAWDAGKTARRMCIDAVEWTPDGPQVRGPTWTPQPAPAVPGRP
- a CDS encoding carbohydrate ABC transporter permease — protein: MSLSVPRPAAPRARGRQSLVPYLYLLPFMLLFLVFVVYPVGYGFFVSLHRWDLLAETRPFVGLEYYRNLFDASTPQSQFFWNAMKNTAFFTVVSVPLLVATALGLALLLYRPIAGRAFFRAVFFLPGVLTVSVMGILWRWMFDNQIGLVNAVRTDLLGLQPVPYLSSEGLAWIPVIVGTLWWTIGFNMTLYLAALGNISQSLYEAAEIDGATAWPKFRFITWPLLGPVTLFVFVTTVLASFQLFGQTLVITSGGPNRTTQSAIQYITEEAFSNNQFSSASAMAFMFGLAMLIFTFLQFRIMARDARGES